A window of Cryptomeria japonica chromosome 3, Sugi_1.0, whole genome shotgun sequence contains these coding sequences:
- the LOC131060299 gene encoding pentatricopeptide repeat-containing protein At5g18390, mitochondrial-like → MRTQTLLHSTIYRSKDFFLHYPMIKMFQIYISFIQEQNYCTVNNNTSQYLQKRQFRPSGNELRSLTQSAVCRNRRYFICGFPPFDGIISVLHLRSFSGYSDTNSKQCSVIRAVSSVGSDSQDGSKPEDDANEHTVAGNSRRICELVKLGEEIMENKLTEMNVRLSPQLVLKVIRNTSKHANSALRFFTWAKSQPQYSHNSAAYNEIINIAGGSGDFEAVGSLIEEMVAKGYSLMERAFSFTLSCRSIRRVTENLVNIFGKLERLARLTAFYSLLCFLHRQKFLAIANWVLQQMADRGQYLSVSYFNALIAARCLRRQILEAKMLLDEMKKYGCEPNTNSYNYLIGTLCKMGKIADVCQLLDLMEKSGHQPDPITYEILICHACKSNEIYGALEFLNKMIAEGLRPRFSTYAAFIKGYFRTKQFEEAYSFLVETSKKDPSADSMNYMLLASLFQKSEMMIEAQSVLLKMIEKGLIPKFSLCKKVSTSLSQNGKQEMAQELQCKFAEIRNTLRKSTPSGKSMSKSSPTDDST, encoded by the coding sequence ATGCGGACGCAAACATTACTCCATTCTACAATATACCGAAGCAAGGATTTCTTCCTCCACTACCCAATGATCAAAATGTTTCAAATTTACATATCATTTATTCAAGAGCAAAACTACTGTACTGTCAACAACAATACATCTCAATACCTGCAGAAAAGACAGTTTCGCCCATCGGGAAATGAGCTCCGCAGCTTAACACAAAGTGCTGTATGCAGAAACCGTAGGTATTTCATTTGTGGTTTTCCCCCTTTTGATGGAATTATTTCGGTACTACATTTGAGGAGTTTTTCTGGTTATTCAGATACAAATTCCAAGCAATGCTCTGTTATTAGGGCAGTCTCTTCAGTTGGGTCAGACTCTCAGGATGGGTCAAAACCAGAGGATGATGCCAACGAGCATACCGTGGCTGGTAATTCCAGAAGAATTTGTGAACTTGTAAAACTAGGTGAAGAAATAATGGAAAATAAACTCACTGAGATGAATGTTAGACTATCCCCACAATTAGTTCTAAAAGTTATCAGAAATACATCAAAACATGCAAATTCGGCATTAAGGTTTTTCACATGGGCAAAATCTCAGCCTCAATATAGTCATAACTCTGCTGCCTATAATGAGATTATCAACATAGCTGGGGGTAGCGGGGACTTTGAAGCAGTTGGTTCTTTGATAGAAGAAATGGTAGCAAAAGGGTATTCATTGATGGAGAGGGCATTCTCATTTACACTTTCCTGTCGTTCTATAAGGCGTGTCACTGAAAACTTGGTGAATATATTTGGTAAATTGGAGCGTTTGGCTCGATTGACTGCATTTTACAGTCTCTTATGTTTTCTCCACAGGCAAAAATTTCTTGCTATTGCAAATTGGGTTTTACAACAAATGGCTGATAGAGGGCAATATTTAAGTGTATCTTATTTTAATGCCTTAATTGCTGCAAGATGTCTGCGGAGACAAATTTTGGAGGCCAAAATGCTTCTTGACGAGATGAAGAAATATGGATGTGAGCCAAATACAAATTCATATAATTACCTTATAGGTACCTTATGCAAAATGGGAAAGATTGCTGATGTTTGTCAGCTGCTTGATTTGATGGAGAAGTCGGGCCATCAGCCAGATCCTATTACTTATGAGATACTGATTTGCCATGCTTGTAAATCGAATGAAATATATGGTGCTCTTGAATTTCTCAATAAAATGATTGCAGAAGGTTTGAGACCACGGTTTAGTACATATGCTGCTTTCATTAAGGGATACTTCCGCACTAAACAGTTTGAAGAGGCCTATAGTTTCTTAGTTGAAACTAGTAAGAAGGATCCATCTGCAGATTCGATGAATTATATGTTACTTGCAAGCTTATTTCAGAAGTCAGAGATGATGATTGAGGCCCAGAGTGTGTTGCTTAAAATGATTGAGAAGGGCCTCATTCCCAAGTTTTCACTTTGCAAGAAAGTCAGCACAAGTCTTTCTCAAAATGGTAAGCAAGAAATGGCGCAAGAGCTCCAGTGCAAATTTGCTGAGATCAGAAATACTCTAAGGAAAAGCACGCCATCAGGCAAAAGCATGTCAAAATCTAGCCCTACAGATGACTCAACATGA